The following proteins come from a genomic window of Corallococcus sp. NCRR:
- a CDS encoding TraR/DksA family transcriptional regulator, translating into MSRADDLLKIRGLLQERRRTTETAQAGARRELAALKDQERDPEYEEQAQAELADYTLSTLIEAQRREIMLIDAAMSRMDNDVFGECVDCGNEISLDRLEAMPFAIRCEEDAAIHEQETREAARHVGSLSL; encoded by the coding sequence ATGAGCCGAGCCGACGACTTGTTGAAGATCCGGGGCCTGTTGCAGGAGCGTCGCAGGACGACCGAGACCGCGCAGGCAGGCGCCCGCCGTGAGCTGGCCGCCCTGAAGGATCAGGAGCGTGATCCCGAGTACGAGGAGCAGGCGCAAGCAGAGCTGGCGGACTACACGCTCAGCACGCTGATTGAAGCGCAGCGCCGGGAGATCATGCTCATCGACGCCGCGATGAGCCGCATGGACAACGACGTGTTCGGTGAGTGCGTGGACTGCGGCAACGAAATCTCGCTGGACCGGCTGGAGGCCATGCCCTTCGCCATCCGCTGTGAAGAGGACGCCGCCATCCACGAGCAGGAGACGCGAGAGGCCGCGCGCCACGTGGGCAGCCTGTCCCTCTAG
- the trmFO gene encoding methylenetetrahydrofolate--tRNA-(uracil(54)-C(5))-methyltransferase (FADH(2)-oxidizing) TrmFO produces the protein MSDVKQQRVTVIGGGLAGTECAYQLARRGVPVVLREMKPQKRSPAHKSDSLAELVCSNSLRSDNPESAIGLLHAELRALGSLVLSSADLHRVPAGDALAVEREGFSREITTRLTSGAGVELVGGEVEKLPEDGVVVVATGPLTSEALTADLERHVGTKLYFYDSIAPILNGDSIDMDIAFRQSRYGKGGGDDYLNLPMTKDEYYRFVTEVKAGQKVVPHSFEEPKYFEGCLPIEVMAERGDDTLAYGPMKPVGLKDPRTGQDPYAVVQLRMEDRAGTAWNMVGFQTRLTWGEQKRIFSTCIPGLQNAEFLRMGQIHRNTFIDSPRLLAEDLSLKTERRVFFAGQVTGVEGYVESAACGYMVALAVHARLTGTAFVPPPATTALGSLYRHLTGEAHPPDHPHQPTNVIYGLFPPLSGRMKKADKRAAYSARAKQDLAAWLPLAGVVAQTEGQTSA, from the coding sequence ATGTCGGACGTGAAGCAGCAGCGGGTGACGGTGATTGGCGGCGGCCTGGCGGGGACGGAGTGCGCGTATCAGCTGGCGCGGCGCGGCGTGCCGGTGGTGCTGCGGGAGATGAAGCCGCAGAAGCGCTCCCCCGCGCACAAGTCGGACTCGCTCGCGGAGCTGGTGTGCAGCAACTCGCTGCGCTCGGACAACCCGGAGAGCGCCATTGGCCTCCTGCACGCGGAGCTGCGCGCGCTGGGTTCGCTGGTGCTGTCCAGCGCGGACCTGCACCGCGTGCCCGCAGGTGACGCGCTGGCGGTGGAGCGCGAGGGCTTCTCGCGCGAAATCACCACCCGGCTGACTTCCGGCGCGGGCGTGGAGCTGGTGGGCGGTGAGGTGGAGAAGCTTCCGGAGGACGGCGTGGTGGTGGTGGCCACGGGGCCGCTGACGTCGGAGGCGCTCACGGCGGACCTGGAGCGCCACGTGGGCACGAAGCTCTACTTCTACGACTCCATCGCGCCCATCCTGAACGGCGACTCCATCGACATGGACATCGCGTTCCGCCAGAGCCGCTACGGCAAGGGCGGCGGGGACGACTACCTCAACCTGCCCATGACGAAGGACGAGTACTACCGCTTCGTCACCGAGGTGAAGGCAGGGCAGAAGGTGGTGCCGCACAGCTTCGAGGAACCGAAATACTTCGAAGGGTGTCTGCCCATCGAGGTGATGGCCGAGCGCGGCGACGACACGCTGGCCTACGGGCCGATGAAGCCCGTGGGGCTGAAGGACCCGCGCACGGGGCAGGACCCGTACGCGGTGGTGCAGTTGCGCATGGAGGACCGGGCGGGCACGGCGTGGAACATGGTGGGCTTCCAGACGCGTCTGACCTGGGGTGAACAGAAGCGCATCTTCAGCACGTGCATCCCGGGCCTCCAGAATGCGGAGTTCCTGCGGATGGGGCAGATCCACCGCAACACGTTCATCGACTCGCCCCGCCTGCTGGCGGAGGACCTGTCGTTGAAGACGGAGCGGCGGGTGTTCTTCGCGGGACAGGTGACGGGCGTGGAGGGCTACGTGGAGAGCGCGGCGTGCGGCTACATGGTGGCGCTGGCGGTGCACGCGCGGCTGACGGGCACCGCGTTCGTGCCGCCCCCGGCCACGACGGCGCTGGGGTCGCTGTACCGGCACCTCACCGGGGAAGCGCACCCGCCGGATCACCCGCACCAGCCCACCAACGTCATCTACGGCCTGTTCCCGCCGCTGTCCGGGCGGATGAAGAAGGCGGACAAGCGCGCGGCCTACTCGGCGCGGGCGAAGCAGGACCTGGCGGCCTGGCTGCCACTCGCGGGCGTTGTCGCCCAGACGGAAGGACAGACGAGCGCATGA
- a CDS encoding DUF1801 domain-containing protein, translating into MARRNGEVDQFMAELEHPLKAEIQAVRTAILDSDDSITERIKWKAPSFVHAGDDRVTFRLAPRGIFQVILHRGAKVKDAEGFAFEDDSGLVEWLAKDRGVVTLPDAKTVKARKAALIKLVGRWMKATAT; encoded by the coding sequence ATGGCCAGGCGCAACGGCGAAGTCGACCAATTCATGGCGGAGCTCGAGCACCCGCTGAAGGCGGAGATCCAAGCCGTGCGCACGGCCATCCTGGACTCGGACGACAGCATCACCGAGCGGATCAAATGGAAGGCCCCCAGCTTCGTCCACGCGGGTGATGACCGCGTGACGTTCCGCCTGGCCCCCAGGGGCATCTTCCAGGTCATCCTCCACCGGGGCGCGAAGGTGAAGGACGCGGAGGGCTTCGCCTTCGAGGACGACTCCGGCCTGGTGGAGTGGCTGGCGAAGGACCGGGGCGTCGTGACGCTGCCGGACGCGAAGACGGTGAAGGCGAGGAAGGCGGCCCTGATTAAGCTCGTGGGCCGCTGGATGAAAGCGACCGCGACCTGA
- the hslU gene encoding ATP-dependent protease ATPase subunit HslU gives MAESRKLSAFTPREVVSELDRYIVGQNDAKRAVAIALRNRWRRQQVPDDLRDEIYPKNIIMIGPTGVGKTEIARRLAKLSQAPFVKVEASKFTEVGYVGRDVESMIRDLVEAAIALVREEETEKVKPRAEELAEDRLMELIKNGGQTRTTSSPPFGFAPPPTPAPTPLGDNEREKLRAQLRAGTLDDQTVEVETSESSPTFMRNFSGQGMEEIGVNLQDLFKNMPGMKNTRKRKLRVPEALQVLRAEEAQKLVDPDRVQREAVARAESSGIVFIDEIDKIASREGGKGGGGPDVSREGVQRDILPIVEGSAVNTKYGQVKTDHMLFIAAGAFHVAKPADLIPELQGRFPIRVELEALSGEDLVRILREPKNSLMRQYTALLSTEGVRLSFTDDAVVEIARIAQQANERTQNIGARRLHTVLERLLDEVSFTASEMGPRDFQVDAGYVRERLAPIVQDEDLSRYIL, from the coding sequence GTGGCCGAATCGCGCAAGTTGTCCGCCTTCACGCCTCGCGAGGTCGTCAGCGAGCTGGACCGTTACATCGTCGGGCAGAACGACGCCAAGCGCGCCGTCGCCATCGCGCTGCGCAACCGGTGGCGCCGCCAGCAGGTGCCGGACGACCTGCGGGATGAGATCTACCCGAAGAACATCATCATGATCGGCCCCACCGGCGTGGGGAAGACGGAGATCGCCCGCCGCCTGGCGAAGCTGTCCCAGGCCCCCTTCGTCAAGGTGGAGGCCAGCAAGTTCACCGAGGTGGGCTACGTGGGCCGCGACGTCGAGTCGATGATCCGCGACCTGGTGGAGGCCGCCATCGCGCTGGTCCGCGAGGAGGAGACGGAGAAGGTCAAGCCGCGCGCGGAGGAGCTGGCCGAGGACCGGCTGATGGAGCTCATCAAGAACGGCGGGCAGACGCGCACGACGTCCTCGCCGCCCTTCGGCTTCGCGCCGCCGCCCACCCCCGCGCCCACGCCGCTGGGCGACAACGAGCGGGAGAAGCTGCGCGCCCAGCTGCGCGCGGGCACGCTGGATGATCAGACCGTGGAGGTGGAGACCAGCGAGAGCTCGCCCACGTTCATGCGCAACTTCAGCGGCCAGGGCATGGAGGAGATCGGCGTCAACCTCCAGGACCTGTTCAAGAACATGCCGGGCATGAAGAACACCCGGAAGCGCAAGCTGCGCGTGCCGGAGGCGCTCCAGGTCCTGCGCGCGGAAGAGGCGCAGAAGCTGGTGGATCCAGACCGCGTCCAGCGCGAGGCCGTGGCGCGCGCCGAGTCCAGCGGCATCGTCTTCATCGACGAAATCGACAAGATCGCCAGCCGCGAGGGCGGCAAGGGCGGCGGGGGCCCGGACGTCTCGCGCGAGGGCGTGCAGCGCGACATCCTGCCCATCGTGGAGGGCTCGGCCGTCAACACCAAGTACGGGCAGGTGAAGACGGACCACATGCTCTTCATCGCCGCGGGCGCCTTCCACGTCGCCAAGCCGGCGGACCTCATCCCGGAGCTCCAGGGCCGCTTCCCCATCCGCGTGGAGCTGGAGGCGCTGTCCGGCGAGGACCTGGTGCGCATCCTGCGCGAGCCCAAGAACTCGCTCATGCGCCAGTACACCGCGCTGCTCTCTACCGAGGGCGTGCGCCTGTCCTTCACGGACGACGCGGTGGTGGAGATCGCCCGCATCGCCCAGCAGGCCAACGAGCGCACGCAGAACATCGGCGCCCGGCGGCTGCACACCGTGCTGGAGCGCCTGCTGGACGAGGTGTCGTTCACGGCCAGCGAGATGGGCCCGCGCGACTTCCAGGTGGACGCGGGCTATGTGCGCGAGCGCCTGGCCCCCATCGTCCAGGACGAGGACTTGTCGCGCTACATCCTCTAG
- a CDS encoding kinesin, producing MAQLVYRRYGGSLQVDIPDFNTLTEAVRIPATQWMALACPMEGIACDPRFLTLMDADGNRRIRVEELRAAVDWTAARLQDRKGADAGSDVLELSALSETGANLRGAAELVLRTLNAPDITKLSLEQLRTSDKALRDAGKNGDGIIAPVSLPERLRPLAQSIIAAFPQVTNRAGLAGVDVGLVKRFREERAALLAHLGGKDALFTWGTASLEQAKRVRDVAPLLDGYFVQCRLVAAQPEAAASLRLRADRVEGALGDLGAMGKAANELPIAPPDPSGVLVWARLYRGAGYEKLEAFHQEVATPLLGDGVKLTDTAWRELSAKAEAILGWQAKRDSSPLHAVADTLAAVSDEELDALESVSREDLSLKPTLDVIAELERLVLYQRWLLQFANNFISMPNLYLPKRRALMERGSLIMAGRKYTLSVLVTDRAAHAALTGQGTTCILYVKVLPRDATDGYEVAVPVTAGRSTELVVGKRGVFYDVDGKESDAIVTQIVRQPVSLWESMTMPFMRIGAFITSKVEGLAASGEKDFDASLESGYKQTVTAPPPPAAPAPAGAAPAAAPAGGGLAGVLAAGGIAFAALGSSLAFILTQVKSLTLVDVITAATILAIVVMAPAGLLGWLKLRRRNLALLLEGSGWALNDRLMLTRGVATLITRRPKLPSNARVDHADLVRGALRHTQDDDETESMSLGARLGLTLLILFVLGWQVRVPVTEWLCTYHWLSEDACRVLLPKLVPSELPGAPAPSGTAPAPAPAK from the coding sequence ATGGCACAGCTCGTCTATCGCCGCTACGGCGGCTCGCTCCAGGTCGACATCCCTGACTTCAACACCCTCACCGAGGCGGTGAGGATCCCCGCGACGCAGTGGATGGCGCTCGCGTGCCCCATGGAGGGCATCGCGTGTGATCCGCGCTTCCTCACGCTGATGGACGCGGACGGCAACCGCCGCATCCGCGTGGAGGAGCTGCGCGCCGCGGTGGACTGGACGGCGGCGCGGCTTCAGGACCGCAAGGGCGCGGACGCGGGCAGCGACGTGCTGGAGCTCTCCGCGCTCTCCGAGACGGGGGCCAACCTCCGGGGCGCGGCGGAGCTGGTGCTGCGCACGCTCAACGCGCCGGACATCACGAAGCTGTCGCTGGAGCAGCTGCGCACCAGCGACAAGGCGCTGCGCGACGCGGGCAAGAACGGCGACGGCATCATCGCGCCGGTGTCGCTGCCGGAGCGGCTGCGGCCCCTGGCGCAGTCCATCATCGCGGCCTTCCCGCAGGTGACGAACCGCGCGGGCCTGGCGGGCGTGGACGTGGGGCTGGTGAAGCGCTTCCGCGAGGAGCGCGCGGCCCTGCTCGCGCACCTGGGCGGCAAGGACGCGCTGTTCACCTGGGGCACGGCGAGCCTGGAGCAGGCGAAGCGCGTGCGCGACGTGGCGCCGCTCCTGGATGGCTACTTCGTGCAGTGCCGGCTGGTGGCCGCGCAGCCGGAGGCCGCCGCCAGCCTGCGCCTGCGCGCGGACCGGGTGGAGGGCGCGCTGGGGGACCTGGGCGCCATGGGGAAGGCCGCGAACGAGCTGCCCATCGCGCCGCCGGACCCCAGCGGCGTGCTGGTGTGGGCGCGGCTGTACCGCGGCGCCGGCTACGAGAAGCTGGAGGCCTTCCACCAGGAGGTCGCGACGCCGCTCTTGGGCGACGGCGTGAAGCTGACGGACACGGCCTGGCGCGAGCTGTCCGCGAAGGCGGAAGCCATCCTCGGCTGGCAGGCGAAGCGCGACTCAAGCCCGCTGCACGCGGTGGCGGACACGCTGGCTGCCGTATCGGACGAGGAGCTGGACGCGCTGGAGTCGGTGAGCCGCGAGGACCTGTCGCTCAAGCCCACGCTGGACGTCATCGCGGAGCTGGAGCGGCTGGTGCTGTACCAGCGCTGGCTGCTGCAGTTCGCCAACAACTTCATCAGCATGCCCAACCTGTACCTGCCCAAGCGGCGGGCGCTGATGGAGCGGGGCTCGCTCATCATGGCGGGGCGCAAGTACACGCTGTCCGTGCTGGTGACGGACCGCGCGGCGCACGCGGCGCTGACGGGGCAGGGGACCACCTGCATCCTCTACGTGAAGGTGCTGCCCCGCGACGCGACGGACGGCTACGAGGTGGCGGTGCCCGTCACCGCCGGCCGCAGCACGGAGCTCGTCGTGGGCAAGCGCGGCGTGTTCTACGACGTGGACGGCAAGGAGAGCGACGCCATCGTCACGCAGATCGTCCGCCAGCCCGTGTCGCTCTGGGAGTCGATGACCATGCCGTTCATGCGCATCGGCGCGTTCATCACCAGCAAGGTGGAGGGGCTGGCCGCGTCCGGTGAGAAGGACTTCGATGCGTCGCTGGAGTCCGGCTACAAGCAGACGGTGACCGCGCCTCCGCCCCCCGCGGCTCCGGCCCCGGCGGGTGCGGCGCCCGCGGCGGCTCCGGCGGGAGGCGGCCTCGCGGGCGTGCTCGCGGCGGGCGGCATCGCGTTCGCGGCGCTGGGCTCCTCGCTGGCGTTCATCCTCACGCAGGTGAAGTCGCTCACGCTGGTGGACGTCATCACCGCGGCGACCATCCTGGCCATCGTGGTGATGGCGCCCGCGGGCCTGCTGGGGTGGTTGAAGCTGCGCAGGCGCAACCTGGCGCTGCTCCTGGAGGGCTCCGGCTGGGCGCTCAATGACCGGCTGATGCTCACGCGCGGCGTGGCGACGCTCATCACCCGCAGGCCCAAGCTGCCGAGCAACGCGCGCGTGGATCACGCGGACCTGGTGCGCGGGGCGCTGCGCCACACGCAGGACGACGACGAGACCGAGAGCATGTCGCTGGGCGCCCGCCTGGGGCTCACGCTGCTCATCCTCTTCGTGCTGGGCTGGCAGGTGCGCGTGCCCGTCACGGAATGGCTGTGCACGTACCACTGGCTTTCCGAGGACGCCTGCCGCGTGCTGTTGCCCAAGCTGGTGCCGTCCGAGCTGCCGGGCGCGCCCGCTCCCTCGGGGACCGCGCCCGCTCCGGCGCCCGCGAAGTAG
- a CDS encoding ExbD/TolR family protein, whose protein sequence is MAETAPLSAEEADQLARMRYRRALARKKRKEREAASEVKELNITAMMDMMTIILVFLLKSFASSSAAITASEDVRPPVSSTRASPKDTVAITITPKNILVGDKEVVRLKDGRIPEAQLQGRLVAGLDAQLKKEVAKLKYIEERNPAAPFTHELSVIADKMVPYDLLLTVLYTAGENELQNYRFIVLQRDAE, encoded by the coding sequence ATGGCCGAAACCGCGCCCCTGTCCGCCGAAGAAGCCGACCAGCTCGCGCGCATGCGCTACCGCCGGGCGCTCGCGCGCAAGAAGCGCAAGGAGCGCGAGGCCGCCAGCGAGGTGAAGGAGCTCAACATCACCGCGATGATGGACATGATGACCATCATCCTGGTGTTCCTCCTGAAGTCCTTCGCGTCGTCCTCCGCGGCCATCACCGCGTCGGAGGACGTCCGGCCGCCGGTGTCCTCCACGCGCGCCTCCCCCAAGGACACGGTGGCCATCACCATCACCCCCAAGAACATCCTCGTGGGGGACAAAGAGGTGGTGCGGCTGAAGGACGGCCGCATCCCGGAGGCCCAGCTCCAGGGGCGCCTGGTGGCGGGGCTGGACGCGCAGCTGAAGAAGGAAGTGGCGAAGCTCAAGTACATCGAAGAGCGCAACCCGGCGGCGCCCTTCACGCACGAGCTGTCGGTCATCGCGGACAAGATGGTCCCGTACGACCTGCTGCTCACGGTGCTCTACACGGCGGGCGAGAACGAGCTTCAGAACTACCGCTTCATCGTCCTCCAGCGCGACGCGGAGTAG
- a CDS encoding PD40 domain-containing protein, with the protein MKRTGMVGLVALLAVSGCKKGEDNAAPSQRSAAQGDTVRSAAKGTAVVGGQGQLLAAGRAADLRLSPDGQFATFLLNGQKPRLDGIPPQMLVGSLHIVPTAGGKSRALGDGVTNVPGSLLFTQDSKHLLYVTGYNPASQSGELNVLPLTDAAAEPVKLGTAVSYLLPSPDGAHVAFVDAGTLKLGKLPQGPFQDVAGEVSTAQFTPDGKTLLFKRRLSAAGGLAAVTVGSTEAPRKLADQVGDYQVSSDGKHVAYQVRSEAVRGMYDLYLADVPALKGAKLATGSKNFSFSPDGQWLARTENGKPEQLGDLYVGPASGGAGRKLGEAVEELAFAPDSKAVGFLEKYDQPSRAGGLAVASLPDGAPKRVGDRVPNFVWGSDSRYVAFLSRFVKPVFSVDLMLYALGQEKAEKVQPGVFGYGFAPHNAAVVFRTNCIRNGRACDFKAVDLNQKQAEAKTWLQGIFSYKISEDGARVLATYARMDSDTYDVAVYDVKSGARKTLDQGVQVPVYFAGKDDARAVYIIGQGQNPGVYSAVATAQ; encoded by the coding sequence ATGAAGCGAACCGGGATGGTGGGCCTGGTGGCCCTGCTGGCGGTGTCAGGGTGCAAGAAGGGCGAGGACAACGCCGCGCCCTCCCAGCGCAGCGCCGCGCAGGGGGACACGGTCCGCAGCGCGGCCAAGGGGACCGCGGTGGTGGGCGGGCAGGGGCAGTTGCTCGCGGCGGGGCGCGCGGCGGACCTGCGCCTGTCTCCGGACGGGCAGTTCGCCACGTTCCTGCTCAACGGGCAGAAGCCCCGGCTGGACGGCATTCCGCCGCAGATGCTGGTGGGCTCGCTGCACATCGTGCCGACGGCGGGCGGGAAGTCGCGCGCGCTGGGCGACGGCGTGACGAACGTGCCGGGCAGCCTGCTGTTCACCCAGGACTCGAAGCACCTGTTGTACGTGACGGGCTACAACCCGGCCTCGCAGTCCGGTGAATTGAACGTGCTGCCGCTCACGGACGCGGCCGCGGAGCCGGTGAAGCTGGGCACGGCGGTGAGCTACCTGTTGCCGTCGCCGGACGGCGCGCACGTGGCCTTCGTGGACGCGGGCACGCTGAAGCTGGGCAAGCTGCCGCAGGGGCCGTTCCAGGACGTGGCGGGCGAGGTGAGCACCGCGCAGTTCACCCCGGACGGCAAGACGCTGCTCTTCAAGCGCCGGCTGTCGGCCGCGGGCGGGCTGGCGGCGGTGACGGTGGGCTCCACGGAGGCGCCGCGCAAGCTGGCGGATCAGGTGGGCGACTACCAGGTGTCCTCGGACGGAAAGCACGTGGCCTACCAGGTGCGCAGCGAGGCCGTGCGCGGGATGTATGACCTGTACCTCGCGGACGTGCCCGCGCTGAAGGGCGCGAAGCTGGCCACGGGCTCGAAGAACTTCAGCTTCTCCCCGGATGGCCAGTGGCTGGCGCGCACGGAGAACGGCAAGCCGGAGCAGCTGGGCGACCTGTACGTGGGCCCGGCGTCCGGCGGCGCGGGGCGCAAGCTGGGCGAGGCCGTGGAGGAGCTGGCGTTCGCGCCGGACTCCAAGGCGGTGGGCTTCCTGGAGAAGTACGACCAGCCGTCTCGCGCGGGGGGCCTGGCCGTGGCGTCGCTGCCGGACGGCGCGCCCAAGCGCGTGGGGGACCGCGTGCCCAACTTCGTGTGGGGCTCGGACAGCCGATACGTGGCGTTCCTGTCGCGCTTCGTGAAGCCGGTGTTCTCCGTGGACCTGATGCTGTACGCGCTGGGCCAGGAGAAGGCGGAGAAGGTGCAGCCGGGCGTGTTCGGCTACGGCTTCGCGCCCCACAACGCCGCGGTGGTGTTCCGCACCAACTGCATCCGCAACGGCCGCGCGTGCGACTTCAAGGCCGTGGACCTGAACCAGAAGCAGGCCGAGGCGAAGACGTGGCTGCAGGGCATCTTCAGCTACAAGATTTCGGAGGACGGCGCCCGCGTGCTCGCGACGTACGCGCGCATGGACTCGGACACCTACGACGTGGCCGTCTACGACGTGAAGTCGGGAGCGCGCAAGACGCTCGACCAGGGCGTGCAGGTGCCCGTGTACTTCGCGGGCAAGGATGACGCCCGGGCCGTCTACATCATCGGCCAGGGGCAGAACCCCGGCGTGTACAGCGCCGTCGCCACCGCGCAGTAG
- a CDS encoding aspartate aminotransferase family protein, producing the protein MQTPSPASAPGNEGLIQKAKQHLLQNYKQQPIALVRGQGTRVWDADGKAYLDCIGGIAVCALGHCHPEVVAAAKAQLETLWHVSNVFYSQPQIDLAAQLTDWAGLPRAFFCNSGAEANEALIKLTRKVMKDRGQPERFEILSFEKGFHGRTLATVTATGQPKYHAGFEPLPQGFRHLPFGDLDVVRDAVGPSTAAILVEPIQGEGGVRMAPPGFFQGLRALCDEKGLLLLVDEVQTGMGRTGQPFGFMHHGIRPDAISIAKALGNGLPMGAMLCHEELAGSLSAGTHGSTFGGNLVSAAAGNVVIRLMREPGFLEEVRAKGEHFLAGARALQAALPEGRIKAVRGQGLLLGVELDREVAPVIAKLRENGLLVNSAGEVTLRFAPPLIITRNELDEALGILQRVLSTL; encoded by the coding sequence TTGCAAACGCCGTCCCCCGCATCCGCCCCTGGTAACGAAGGCCTCATCCAGAAGGCGAAGCAGCACCTGCTGCAGAACTACAAGCAGCAACCCATTGCCCTGGTCCGCGGGCAGGGCACGCGGGTGTGGGACGCGGATGGCAAGGCGTACCTGGATTGCATTGGCGGCATCGCCGTGTGCGCGCTGGGCCACTGCCACCCGGAGGTGGTCGCGGCGGCGAAGGCGCAGCTGGAGACGCTGTGGCACGTCTCCAACGTCTTCTACTCGCAGCCGCAGATCGACCTGGCCGCGCAGCTCACCGACTGGGCGGGCCTGCCGCGCGCGTTCTTCTGCAACTCCGGCGCGGAGGCCAACGAGGCCCTCATCAAGCTGACCCGCAAGGTGATGAAGGACCGGGGCCAGCCGGAGCGCTTCGAGATCCTCTCCTTCGAGAAGGGCTTCCACGGCCGCACGCTGGCCACCGTCACCGCCACCGGCCAGCCGAAGTACCACGCCGGCTTCGAGCCGCTGCCCCAGGGCTTCCGCCACCTGCCGTTCGGCGACCTGGACGTCGTGCGCGACGCCGTGGGGCCGTCCACCGCCGCCATCCTGGTGGAGCCCATCCAGGGCGAGGGCGGCGTGCGCATGGCGCCCCCGGGCTTCTTCCAGGGCCTGCGCGCCCTCTGCGACGAGAAGGGCCTGCTCCTGCTCGTGGACGAGGTCCAGACGGGCATGGGCCGCACCGGCCAGCCCTTCGGCTTCATGCACCACGGCATCCGGCCGGACGCCATCAGCATCGCCAAGGCGCTGGGCAACGGGCTGCCCATGGGCGCCATGCTCTGCCACGAGGAGCTGGCCGGCAGCCTCTCCGCGGGCACCCACGGCTCCACCTTCGGCGGCAACCTGGTGTCCGCCGCCGCGGGCAACGTGGTCATCCGCCTGATGCGTGAGCCCGGCTTCCTGGAGGAGGTGCGGGCCAAGGGGGAGCACTTCCTCGCTGGCGCGCGGGCGCTCCAGGCCGCGCTGCCGGAGGGCCGCATCAAGGCCGTGCGCGGGCAGGGGCTGCTGCTGGGCGTGGAGCTGGACCGGGAGGTCGCCCCCGTCATCGCGAAGCTGCGCGAGAACGGCCTTCTGGTGAATTCCGCAGGGGAGGTGACGCTCCGGTTCGCCCCGCCCCTCATCATCACGCGGAACGAACTGGACGAAGCGCTGGGCATCCTCCAGCGTGTCCTCTCCACGCTGTAG
- a CDS encoding ExbD/TolR family protein, translated as MAFHYSRRKLKPREEEEAGELNIVPYLDILMNLIIFMLLSITGLTAFGALNVNAPSYGATAGAGGDADAPKLNLSVLISQKGLIVRGNSAEIPATEGGAPTLPLRADGTQDYAALNAQMVKLKAAFPRETKVIVAADPDIPYDALIQTMDALRETTGTVAERKLLFPDVTLGVL; from the coding sequence ATGGCGTTCCACTACTCGCGCCGGAAGCTGAAGCCGAGGGAAGAGGAGGAGGCGGGCGAGCTGAACATCGTCCCGTACCTCGACATCCTCATGAACCTCATCATCTTCATGCTGCTGTCGATTACGGGCCTCACCGCCTTTGGCGCGCTCAACGTGAACGCGCCCAGCTACGGCGCCACCGCGGGGGCGGGTGGGGACGCGGACGCGCCCAAGCTGAACCTGTCCGTGCTCATCTCCCAGAAGGGGCTCATCGTCCGGGGCAACAGCGCGGAGATCCCCGCCACGGAGGGCGGCGCGCCCACGCTGCCCCTGCGCGCGGACGGCACGCAGGACTACGCCGCGCTGAACGCGCAGATGGTGAAGCTCAAGGCCGCCTTCCCGCGGGAGACGAAGGTCATCGTCGCGGCGGATCCGGACATCCCCTACGACGCGCTGATCCAGACGATGGACGCCCTGCGTGAGACGACGGGCACCGTCGCCGAGCGCAAGCTGCTCTTCCCCGACGTCACCCTGGGCGTCCTCTAG
- the hslV gene encoding ATP-dependent protease subunit HslV → MFHGTTILCVRREGKVVIAGDGQVSLDKTIMKNTARKVRKLGEGQVLAGFAGSTADAFTLFERFEAKLKEHQKNLARACVELGKDWRTDRFLRRLEALLIVADKEKTFILSGAGDVIEPDHGIAAVGSGGHYALAAARALQAHSNLSARDICTQAMAIAADICVYTNANVSYEEL, encoded by the coding sequence ATGTTCCACGGAACCACCATCCTCTGCGTCCGCCGCGAAGGGAAGGTCGTCATCGCGGGTGACGGCCAGGTCAGCCTCGACAAGACCATCATGAAGAACACGGCGCGCAAGGTGCGCAAGCTCGGCGAGGGGCAGGTGCTCGCCGGCTTCGCGGGCAGCACCGCGGACGCCTTCACGCTCTTCGAGCGCTTCGAGGCCAAGCTCAAGGAGCACCAGAAGAACCTGGCCCGCGCGTGCGTGGAGCTGGGCAAGGACTGGCGCACCGACCGCTTCCTCCGCCGCCTGGAGGCGCTGCTGATCGTGGCGGACAAGGAGAAGACCTTCATCCTGTCCGGCGCGGGCGACGTCATCGAACCGGACCACGGCATCGCCGCCGTGGGCAGCGGCGGGCACTACGCCCTGGCCGCCGCGCGCGCCCTCCAGGCGCACTCCAACCTGTCCGCCCGCGACATCTGCACGCAGGCCATGGCCATCGCCGCGGACATCTGCGTCTACACCAACGCCAACGTCTCCTACGAAGAGCTCTGA